DNA sequence from the Candidatus Cloacimonadota bacterium genome:
CCTTTTTCCGTTAATTGTTTTCTCAAACTATCCACTTCTTTACTCAAATATCTGGTATTAAGAGCTTTAGAAATTATCAGGCTCAATTCCTCGTTATCGAAAGGTTTGGTTACATAATCATGAGCTCCGAGTTTCATTGCCTGGACTGCACTTTTAACATCGCCAAAAGCAGTGATCATAATGACAATTATATCTTTATCGATCTTCCTGACTTTTTCCAGGATCTGCAATCCATCCATTCCGGGTAACCTGATATCAAGTAAAACCAGATCTGGTTCGTTCCTTTTGACGATCTCGATTGCCCGGTTACCATTTCCGGCTGAAAAAATTTCATATCCTTCTTCTCTTAATATATTGGAAAGAAGAAACTGCATATCTTTGTTATCATCGACTATTAATATCTTTCCCATGATTTTTTCCTTATTCTTTGTCATTCCGGGATTTCTTTCACCGGCATCTATCGAGGAATCTTCAACCTCGAACAGGATTTTCCCAATAAAATTACTGATTCTTCGGAAGAGAAGATGAAAGAGTACTTAGAATGATATTCTTTCATAAAATATCCGGTAAATCAGTTTTAAAAAAACTGGAAACAGGTACTAATTCATAATTCATGTTTTTTATTTTAACCAGGAATTTTTTCAAATATTCAAGTTTTTTCCTGCTCGTACAATGTGTGATCAGCAGAACTTTATTTTTTTTCAGATTTTGTAATTTTCGAATCTTCTTCGCCAGAGTTTCATCCGTGATATCCGGAGTATCGAGGAAAAAATCATTATCAAAAGAAGGTACCATCATGCGTTGAGCAGTATCATACGCTATGGACGAGGAAGTCGTATGACTGTCGATGAAATACATATCATGTTTTTTCAAGACATCCAGAACGACGGTCATAACTTCTTTATCAGCGGTTGCCAGCGATCCCATGTGATTATTCGCACCCACGCAAAGAGGAAGTTCCTTAATGAAATGTTCCATTCTCTTCCGGATCTCTTTTTTAGATAAATGCACAAAAATGGCATTATCACCGGGATCATTCCTGGGATAATTGATCGGTTCCATGGGAATATGGATCATAGTTTCATGACCGGATGTATTTGCCTTATTCATTGCCTTTTCTGAAAAATTCAAATCAGGCAGGATGGCAAAAGTAATATTCTTATCAAGAGCACAGAAATCTTCCAGCAATTTTCCACCGGAATACCCGAAATCATCGATCACAATTGCTAATTTGGTTTTTTCCTGCTG
Encoded proteins:
- a CDS encoding sigma-54-dependent Fis family transcriptional regulator produces the protein MGKILIVDDNKDMQFLLSNILREEGYEIFSAGNGNRAIEIVKRNEPDLVLLDIRLPGMDGLQILEKVRKIDKDIIVIMITAFGDVKSAVQAMKLGAHDYVTKPFDNEELSLIISKALNTRYLSKEVDSLRKQLTEKGEIEKTMGKSDVIKKVIKQVELISPTNMSVIIQGKSGTGKEVIARMIHHKSLRKKKPFIAIDCGAIPDTLVESELFGHEKGAFTGSYSQKIGKFEQADEGTLFLDELTNLPLEAQANLLRAIE
- a CDS encoding divergent polysaccharide deacetylase family protein, producing MPKKRRKPRKKKKESKKTIYIFLFTLIVLFGLYYFFSSRLRVTSYPEKEETRIDVKKLEKKDTVLDALDHARTLLGVPENLFKTRIKDDIINISMALNKAEMDLNYANMIITGQVELIGGKIRTGKELYSGSMQILEIYDPENKQEYKIKLYYAQANVYQQEKTKLAIVIDDFGYSGGKLLEDFCALDKNITFAILPDLNFSEKAMNKANTSGHETMIHIPMEPINYPRNDPGDNAIFVHLSKKEIRKRMEHFIKELPLCVGANNHMGSLATADKEVMTVVLDVLKKHDMYFIDSHTTSSSIAYDTAQRMMVPSFDNDFFLDTPDITDETLAKKIRKLQNLKKNKVLLITHCTSRKKLEYLKKFLVKIKNMNYELVPVSSFFKTDLPDIL